From a region of the Penaeus vannamei isolate JL-2024 chromosome 32, ASM4276789v1, whole genome shotgun sequence genome:
- the LOC138867826 gene encoding uncharacterized protein has protein sequence MRKVKQRSDHLKFTINGVSIQNIRYADETVLLARSKADFENLLYILKEESETRGLNINKKKTKLMVFSKNKIPPKCKSTLDDEELQVENFSYLGSILTRDCRCSSDIKTRIALAKKSFTDMSSTFTNNKLGIETKKENDEVLYLVHPNVRM, from the coding sequence ATGCGAAAAGTTAAACAAAGATCAGATCATCTGAAATTTACTATAAATGGTGTGAGTATCCAAAACATTAGATATGCTGACGAGACAGTGCTCTTGGCGAGAAGCAAAGCTGACTTTGAAAATCTCCTATATATtctaaaagaagaaagtgaaactAGAGGCCTgaatataaacaagaagaaaacaaagctAATGGTGTTCTCGAAAAACAAGATACCTCCGAAATGCAAGAGCACTCTCGATGATGAAGAACTACAAGTTGAAAACTTCAGCTATCTTGGAAGTATTCTCACTCGAGACTGCAGATGCAGCTCAGACATCAAAACGCGGATAGCTTTGGCAAAAAAGTCCTTTACAGACATGTCAAGTACATTCACCAACAACAAGCTGGGAattgaaacaaaaaaagagaatgatgaagtGTTATACCTGGTCCATCCTAACGTACGGATGTGA